One window of Methanothermobacter tenebrarum genomic DNA carries:
- a CDS encoding 30S ribosomal protein S24e: protein MEIRITDEKENPLLSRTEIKFECLYHGEPTPKILEVKKKLVAMLNTNKDLLVIDTLKPYFGEGKAEGYAKLYQDKKALEKIEPKHIIEKNLEEKAETEGEE from the coding sequence ATGGAGATCAGAATAACCGATGAAAAGGAGAACCCACTCCTTTCAAGGACTGAGATAAAATTCGAATGCCTATATCATGGGGAGCCAACACCAAAAATACTCGAAGTTAAAAAGAAACTAGTCGCAATGCTAAACACTAATAAAGATCTTCTAGTTATAGACACCCTAAAACCATACTTTGGAGAAGGCAAAGCAGAAGGATATGCAAAACTCTACCAAGACAAGAAAGCACTAGAAAAGATCGAACCAAAACATATCATAGAAAAAAACCTAGAAGAGAAAGCGGAAACCGAGGGAGAAGAATGA
- the spt4 gene encoding transcription elongation factor subunit Spt4 gives MTLKACTKCKKITEEERCPDCGGLTSTNWSGVLIIINPENSRIAKELAITKPGEYALRVR, from the coding sequence ATGACCCTCAAAGCTTGCACTAAGTGTAAGAAGATCACAGAGGAAGAACGCTGCCCAGATTGTGGAGGATTAACATCTACCAATTGGAGTGGAGTGCTCATCATAATCAACCCCGAAAACTCCAGGATAGCCAAGGAACTTGCCATCACCAAACCTGGTGAATATGCTTTAAGGGTCAGATAA
- a CDS encoding 30S ribosomal protein S27ae — translation MSKYKLYEVKEDKIKRKNPFCPRCSSGVFMADHGDRYACGRCGYTQWKNR, via the coding sequence ATGAGCAAATATAAATTATATGAAGTCAAAGAAGACAAGATCAAGAGGAAGAACCCATTCTGTCCCAGATGCTCAAGTGGGGTTTTCATGGCCGACCATGGGGACAGATACGCGTGTGGAAGATGCGGGTACACCCAATGGAAAAACAGGTAG
- a CDS encoding GTP-dependent dephospho-CoA kinase family protein, which translates to MLILPRKLRKKLKEPFGRLYPSPKEAPIPKGAFIISVGDVTTHRLLQTGLKPRLAIIDNRIQRRASNYRIQYDAKILKCENPPATITDELWTSIKKAINSGDNFLIIVDGEEDLAVLPSIILAPPDAIILYGQPNKGVVLVKAEKMKEKAENLIREFKEVKEDGDQNNR; encoded by the coding sequence GTGTTAATCCTACCAAGAAAATTAAGGAAAAAATTAAAGGAACCATTCGGGAGACTATACCCATCACCCAAGGAAGCGCCCATACCAAAGGGTGCATTCATAATCTCAGTAGGTGATGTTACAACACACAGACTACTCCAGACAGGTTTAAAACCCCGCCTAGCCATAATAGATAATCGCATTCAGAGAAGAGCCTCAAATTACAGGATCCAATATGATGCCAAAATCCTAAAATGTGAAAACCCACCAGCCACCATAACAGATGAACTCTGGACAAGTATAAAAAAGGCCATAAATTCAGGGGATAATTTCCTTATCATAGTAGATGGTGAAGAGGACCTCGCAGTCTTACCATCGATCATATTAGCACCACCAGATGCCATTATATTATACGGACAACCCAATAAGGGGGTTGTCCTAGTCAAAGCAGAAAAGATGAAAGAAAAAGCAGAAAACCTAATCAGAGAATTTAAGGAGGTAAAAGAGGATGGAGATCAGAATAACCGATGA